A genomic region of Salinibacterium sp. NK8237 contains the following coding sequences:
- a CDS encoding ABC transporter permease: MTSLLAPRRAAKAASLIDGKLILAAVGVALLLVVSLFTGVYDIFGADDGQQMFAITRVPRTVALVLAGAAMAMSGLVMQLLTQNRFVEPTTTGTTEWAGLGLLTVTILFPGATILARMGGAVLAAFIGTAVFFLFLRRVTLRSSLIVPIVGIMLGSVVGAVSTYVALATDSLQSLAVWFAGSFTSVIRGQYEPLWIVAVVVIVIFIFADRLTVAGLGQDIATSVGLNYNQILLLGTGLIAVATGVVTVVVGNLPFLGLIVPNIVSMFRGDDLRSNLPWVCLLGIAIVTVCDIVGRTIIMPFEVPVSLILGVVGAIVFIALLLKQRRRA; the protein is encoded by the coding sequence ATGACTTCACTCTTAGCTCCACGGCGGGCCGCGAAGGCTGCCAGCCTTATCGACGGAAAGCTAATTCTTGCTGCCGTTGGCGTGGCACTTCTTCTGGTGGTCTCACTTTTCACCGGCGTCTACGACATCTTTGGGGCGGATGACGGGCAGCAGATGTTCGCGATCACGCGCGTACCGCGGACCGTCGCTCTCGTGCTCGCCGGAGCGGCGATGGCCATGAGCGGACTAGTGATGCAGCTGCTTACCCAGAATCGTTTCGTCGAGCCGACCACAACCGGAACCACCGAGTGGGCGGGCCTTGGTTTGCTGACGGTGACGATCCTCTTCCCGGGTGCGACCATCCTTGCCCGCATGGGCGGCGCGGTGCTTGCCGCATTTATCGGAACCGCGGTGTTCTTTCTCTTCTTGCGCCGGGTGACACTGCGGTCGTCGCTCATCGTTCCCATCGTCGGCATCATGTTGGGATCCGTTGTTGGCGCAGTCTCGACGTATGTAGCGCTGGCGACAGACAGCCTGCAGAGCCTTGCCGTGTGGTTCGCTGGCAGTTTCACCTCGGTGATTCGCGGTCAGTACGAGCCGCTGTGGATCGTCGCCGTGGTCGTCATTGTGATCTTTATCTTCGCTGACCGACTCACCGTCGCAGGCTTGGGGCAAGACATCGCGACCAGTGTTGGTCTCAACTACAACCAGATCTTGCTGTTGGGCACCGGACTGATCGCTGTAGCAACGGGGGTAGTGACCGTCGTCGTCGGCAACCTCCCGTTCCTCGGGCTCATCGTGCCGAATATCGTGTCGATGTTCCGCGGCGATGACCTGCGCAGCAACCTCCCCTGGGTGTGCCTGCTCGGCATCGCCATCGTGACCGTATGCGACATCGTCGGGAGAACGATCATCATGCCGTTCGAAGTTCCCGTGTCGCTCATCTTGGGCGTCGTGGGTGCGATCGTCTTCATTGCCCTCCTGTTGAAGCAGCGCCGTCGTGCATAG
- a CDS encoding iron chelate uptake ABC transporter family permease subunit — protein sequence MHSPVDAQETPTIAAGSPGVTGPFPTARSRRRYWTLLSILSVLALAIGFGLLAWNNPMPVGTEGFWLIAELRATNVIVIAVVAFCQAIATVSFQTVTNNRILTPSIMGFESLYVAVQTSAVYFLGISGIVALQGLPQFLLQIALMVGLSLLLYGWLLTGKYGNLQIMLLVGIVIGGGLGAVSTFMQRLLTPSEFDILTARLFGSISNADASYLPISLVLCLVAGTFLLSQGRRLNIVALGSDTATNLGISYRFEIMRVLFFVSILMAVSTSLVGPMTFFGFLVATLAYQFADTYDHRHIFPIAVLAGFVVLGGAYFVMKNLFYAQGVVSIIVELVGGTVFLIVILRKGRL from the coding sequence GTGCATAGTCCCGTGGATGCGCAGGAGACGCCGACTATCGCCGCTGGCTCGCCGGGCGTGACGGGGCCGTTCCCCACCGCGCGGTCTCGACGACGCTACTGGACGCTCCTCAGCATCCTGAGCGTGCTTGCTCTGGCGATCGGGTTTGGCCTGCTCGCCTGGAACAACCCGATGCCGGTGGGTACGGAAGGGTTCTGGCTCATCGCTGAGCTGCGCGCCACCAACGTGATCGTGATTGCGGTCGTGGCCTTCTGTCAGGCGATTGCAACCGTGAGTTTTCAGACGGTGACGAACAACCGGATTCTCACGCCATCCATCATGGGTTTCGAGTCGCTGTATGTGGCGGTGCAGACCTCTGCGGTGTACTTCTTGGGTATCAGCGGCATCGTCGCCCTGCAGGGTCTCCCCCAGTTCTTGCTTCAGATCGCCCTAATGGTGGGGCTCTCGCTGCTGCTGTACGGCTGGTTGCTCACGGGAAAGTACGGCAACCTGCAGATCATGCTGCTGGTCGGCATTGTGATCGGCGGCGGGCTGGGAGCAGTCTCGACGTTCATGCAGCGCCTGCTCACGCCCAGTGAGTTCGACATCCTGACGGCCCGCCTGTTCGGGTCCATCTCCAATGCGGATGCCAGCTACCTGCCGATTTCGCTAGTGCTTTGCCTGGTGGCCGGAACCTTCCTGCTTTCGCAGGGCCGACGCCTCAATATCGTCGCCCTGGGTTCTGACACCGCCACCAACTTAGGAATCAGCTACCGCTTCGAGATCATGCGCGTGCTGTTCTTCGTATCGATTCTGATGGCGGTCTCCACGTCACTCGTCGGCCCGATGACCTTCTTTGGCTTCCTGGTCGCGACGCTCGCCTATCAATTCGCGGACACCTACGACCATCGCCATATCTTCCCGATCGCGGTGTTGGCCGGATTCGTGGTCTTGGGCGGCGCGTACTTCGTGATGAAGAACCTGTTCTACGCCCAAGGAGTGGTCTCGATCATCGTTGAACTTGTCGGAGGAACCGTCTTCCTCATCGTCATACTGAGAAAGGGACGACTGTGA